One genomic region from Rosa rugosa chromosome 1, drRosRugo1.1, whole genome shotgun sequence encodes:
- the LOC133745121 gene encoding stress-induced protein KIN2-like, with the protein MDNSQRASHQAGQAKGQAQEKASNMMDSASNAAQSAKESAQNAGQQMQQKAQGAAESVRDAMGGNK; encoded by the exons ATGGACAACTCCCAAAGAGCTTCTCATCAAGCTGGCCAGGCCAAGGGCCAAGCTCAG GAAAAGGCCAGCAACATGATGGACTCGGCCAGCAATGCTGCCCAATCTGCCAAGGAATCAGCTCAAAAT GCTGGTCAGCAAATGCAGCAAAAGGCACAGGGAGCTGCTGAATCAGTCAGGGATGCAATGGGAGGCAACAAATGA
- the LOC133745085 gene encoding uncharacterized protein LOC133745085 isoform X2, with protein MGNKIDLLTAKLMEDKPRKLQDIGPFTGCRDLYDDDVYLIAFVFLEKEDLDFRIFQTDYEHLDRLAMKCLEPGGLVTSQIINAAVSLLRDPESSTWYYTTCFSDRAINAAKKGGNDLLEFAATAPKRFASILQYRKGLKNGEKIFIPILDPDTTPNHWFFIVIKLARTDVEIWDTYPNPARTMARNDLVYYVLDSVNRRVQLALWMLKHPKNQAWVKINEALDNENKNDGAKNKIKTIEAIDEATGNSVDQHHGKSCSKVVQRKTSTLQARGRGRPRGAKNKNSRK; from the exons ATGGGGAATAAAATAGATCTTTTAACTGCAAAACTTATGGAGGATAAGCCAAGAAAGCTGCAAGATATTGGTCCTTTCACAGGGTGTCGTGATCTTTATGATGACGACGTATATTTGATTGCGTTTGTATTTCTGGAAAAGGAAGATCTAGA TTTCAGAATTTTTCAAACTGATTATGAACATCTTGACCGTTTGGCAATGAAATGCCTAGAGCCGGGGGGACTTGTTACCTCCCAG ATTATAAATGCAGCAGTTAGTCTTCTCAGGGATCCAGAGTCATCTACTTGGTATTACACTACATGCTTTTCG GATAGAGCAATTAACGCTGCCAAGAAAGGAGGTAATGATTTGTTAGAATTTGCTGCCACGGCACCAAAGAGATTTGCCTCTATATTACAATATCGAAAAGGCCTTAAGAATGGAGAAAAG ATATTTATCCCTATCCTGGATCCAGATACTACCCCAAACCACTGGTTCTTCATTGTGATTAAATTAGCGAGAACGGATGTAGAGATATGGGACACTTACCCGAACCCTGCACGCACTATGGCTCGAAATGATCTTGTTTATTATGTG TTAGATTCCGTAAATCGTCGTGTGCAACTTGCCCTTTGGATGTTGAAGCACCCAAAGAACCAAGCATGGGTGAAAATTAATGAGGCTTTAgataatgaaaacaaaaatgatgGTGCCAAGAACAAGATCAAGACAATAGAAGCAATTGATGAAGCTACTGGAAATAGTGTTGATCAACATCATGGCAAGAGTTGTTCAAAAGTCGTGCAGAGAAAAACCTCAACACTACAAGCAAGGGGTCGTGGTCGCCCTCGTGGTGCAAAGAATAAAAACTCTCGAAAATAA
- the LOC133745085 gene encoding uncharacterized protein LOC133745085 isoform X1, with protein sequence MGNKIDLLTAKLMEDKPRKLQDIGPFTGCRDLYDDDVYLIAFVFLEKEDLDFRIFQTDYEHLDRLAMKCLEPGGLVTSQIINAAVSLLRDPESSTWYYTTCFSDRAINAAKKGGNDLLEFAATAPKRFASILQYRKGLKNGEKIFIPILDPDTTPNHWFFIVIKLARTDVEIWDTYPNPARTMARNDLVYYVLLALDTIFDTEIQSCFKKGWSLCSFTVFNVDDIHIQQNNFDCGIFMLRYIINYDNPLKDELDSVNRRVQLALWMLKHPKNQAWVKINEALDNENKNDGAKNKIKTIEAIDEATGNSVDQHHGKSCSKVVQRKTSTLQARGRGRPRGAKNKNSRK encoded by the exons ATGGGGAATAAAATAGATCTTTTAACTGCAAAACTTATGGAGGATAAGCCAAGAAAGCTGCAAGATATTGGTCCTTTCACAGGGTGTCGTGATCTTTATGATGACGACGTATATTTGATTGCGTTTGTATTTCTGGAAAAGGAAGATCTAGA TTTCAGAATTTTTCAAACTGATTATGAACATCTTGACCGTTTGGCAATGAAATGCCTAGAGCCGGGGGGACTTGTTACCTCCCAG ATTATAAATGCAGCAGTTAGTCTTCTCAGGGATCCAGAGTCATCTACTTGGTATTACACTACATGCTTTTCG GATAGAGCAATTAACGCTGCCAAGAAAGGAGGTAATGATTTGTTAGAATTTGCTGCCACGGCACCAAAGAGATTTGCCTCTATATTACAATATCGAAAAGGCCTTAAGAATGGAGAAAAG ATATTTATCCCTATCCTGGATCCAGATACTACCCCAAACCACTGGTTCTTCATTGTGATTAAATTAGCGAGAACGGATGTAGAGATATGGGACACTTACCCGAACCCTGCACGCACTATGGCTCGAAATGATCTTGTTTATTATGTG CTTTTGGCATTGGACACAATATTTGACACTGAAATCCAAAGCTGTTTCAAGAAAGGATGGTCGTTATGTTCATTCACAGTTTTCAATGTAGatgacattcacattcaacaaaaCAACTTCGATTGTGGCATTTTCATGCTCAGATACATAATAAACTATGATAATCCATTGAAAGATGAG TTAGATTCCGTAAATCGTCGTGTGCAACTTGCCCTTTGGATGTTGAAGCACCCAAAGAACCAAGCATGGGTGAAAATTAATGAGGCTTTAgataatgaaaacaaaaatgatgGTGCCAAGAACAAGATCAAGACAATAGAAGCAATTGATGAAGCTACTGGAAATAGTGTTGATCAACATCATGGCAAGAGTTGTTCAAAAGTCGTGCAGAGAAAAACCTCAACACTACAAGCAAGGGGTCGTGGTCGCCCTCGTGGTGCAAAGAATAAAAACTCTCGAAAATAA
- the LOC133726206 gene encoding uncharacterized protein LOC133726206: protein MGHPQQPKRRVAFLLIDGVGDVSIPKLGFKTPLQAAKLPNLDAIASAGVNGLMDPVEVGLGCGSDTAHLSLMGYNPRVYYRGRGAFESMGAGLAMSPGDIAFKSNFATLDEKTGIVISRRADRHFEEEGPILCAALDGMKLPSFPEYEVRVRYATEHRCGVVVKGPSLSGNISGTDPLKDNRLLLQAEALDGSDEARHTAKVVNELSKEISNILIAHPLNAKRASEGKNIANVVLLRGCGIRIEVSPFAKKHGLWPCMVAPTKIIAGLGLSLGIDILEAPGATGDYRTLLTSKATAIAKALSAPLQSCPNVFVPGEDEHKPGRSDGYDFGFLHIKAIDDAGHDKATIFKVKGLEAVDRAIGQLARLLWETESTGKFQYFLCVTGDHSTPVEYGDHSFEPVPFTICSLKDFVGVVGVETILGGSLDPFPLPTVKECEYPTEHVEMEQEPTKQPRAFSGDSVCEFNEIAAARGCLGRFSGGEMMGVIKNFLELEA, encoded by the exons ATGGGGCATCCCCAGCAGCCAAAAAGAAGAGTCGCATTTTTGTTGATTGATGGTGTGGGCGATGTGTCAATACCAAAGTTGGGATTTAAGACTCCTCTTCAGGCAGCCAAACTGCCGAATTTGGATGCCATAGCATCCGCTGGAGTTAATGGTCTAATGGACCCTGTTGAAGTTGGTCTGGGTTGTGGAAGTGACACAGCCCACCTTTCTCTAATGGGTTACAACCCTAGGGTATATTACCGGGGCCGCGGTGCATTTGAGTCCATGGGAGCAGGATTGGCAATGTCACCAGGTGACATTGCATTTAAG TCTAATTTTGCAACATTGGATGAAAAAACTGGAATAGTTATCAGTAGGAGGGCTGACAGACACTTTGAAGAAGAAGGGCCCATACTGTGTGCAGCACTCGATGGAATGAAGTTGCCATCTTTTCCCGAATATGAAGTCAGAGTCAG GTATGCAACAGAACATAGATGTGGAGTGGTTGTAAAAGGACCAAGTTTAAGTGGAAACATATCAGGAACAGACCCTTTGAAGGACAACCGTTTACTTTTGCAAGCTGAAGCTCTAGATGGTAGTGACGAGGCACGGCATACAGCTAAAGTTGTTAACGAGTTATCCAAGGAAATATCAAATATTCTCATTGCTCATCCACTGAATGCAAAGCGGGCCTCTGAAGGGAAGAACATAGCTAATGTTGTCCTTTTACGAGGCTGTGGTATCCGGATTGAG GTTTCTCCATTTGCAAAGAAACATGGGTTATGGCCTTGTATGGTAGCTCCAACAAAAATCATTGCTGGATTGGGCTTATCTCTTGGCATTGATATCCTGGAAGCTCCTGGAGCAACTGGAGACTACAGAACACTTCTAACTTCCAAAGCAACTGCAATAGCCAAGGCACTCTCGGCTCCTCTGCAGTCTTGCCCCAATGTGTTTGTGCCCGGGGAAGATGAACACAAACCAGGCCGATCAGATGGCTATGATTTTGGGTTCCTCCACATAAAG GCTATAGATGATGCAGGTCATGACAAGGCAACCATTTTCAAAGTCAAAGGATTGGAAGCTGTGGATCGAGCTATAGGGCAGCTGGCCAGGCTCCTTTGGGAGACTGAATCAACTGGAAAATTTCAGTACTTTCTTTGTGTTACAGGAGACCACTCTACCCCAGTTGAATATGGAGACCACAGCTTTGAGCCAGTTCCGTTCACAATATGTTCATTGAAAGATTTTGTGGGTGTTGTAGGTGTGGAAACGATTTTGGGTGGTTCGCTTGATCCATTTCCTCTTCCAACCGTAAAAGAGTGTGAATATCCAACAGAACATGTCGAGATGGAACAGGAGCCCACCAAACAGCCTCGAGCTTTCAGCGGTGATTCAGTTTGTGAGTTTAATGAGATAGCGGCAGCAAGGGGATGTCTTGGACGTTTTTCTGGCGGTGAGATGATGGGAGTAATAAAGAATTTCCTGGAGCTAGAAGCATGA
- the LOC133733226 gene encoding protein FAR1-RELATED SEQUENCE 5-like, protein MLQSWKFGEAGILDIWVFLFLLLAWSDCSRKDLRSDCSVKMSSQDALDEPQPEISDTNLQESESGINQLEYNGIRYDKLAPEDIIGVKFVTVEAAETFYYAYAKAMGFDVRKDDKRTSARTGRVTIRKWVCSAEGERLEKYMDNNNNVRMPKKLTRCHCPCLFKVRYFKEKNSYVVVDFKTDHSHDLAQPQESHFLRSHRSVPDSHLALATSMRRVSIKTCHAYQYMADISGGFANVGFKMKDLYNKLDSSQREIVLEGDAKATLAYLEGKAAEDKKLFCKYSTDESNRLANLFWRDSTSLLDY, encoded by the exons ATGTTGCAAAGTTGGAAATTTGGTGAAGCTGGAATTCTGGATATTTGGGTgttcttgtttctgttgttggCTTGGTCAGATTGTTCTCGAAAGGACTTAAGGTCAGATTGTTCTGTTAAG ATGTCAAGTCAGGATGCATTAGATGAACCTCAACCTGAGATTTCAGACACTAATTTGCAAGAGTCTGAAAGTGGCATCAATCAGTTGGAATATAATGGTATTAGATACGATAAGTTGGCTCCAGAAGACATTATAGGCGTGAAGTTTGTAACTGTTGAGGCAGCAGAGACTTTTTACTATGCTTATGCGAAAGCAATGGGTTTTGATGTTAGAAAGGATGACAAGAGAACAAGTGCAAGGACTGGGAGAGTCACTATCCGCAAATGGGTTTGTTCTGCAGAGGGGGAAAGACTAGAGAAATATATGGACAACAATAATAATGTCCGTATGCCAAAGAAATTGACAAGGTGTCACTGCCCATGTTTGTTCAAGGTAAGGTACTTCAAGGAGAAGAACTCGTATGTCGTAGTTGATTTCAAAACAGATCATTCACATGATCTTGCACAGCCACAGGAGTCTCATTTTCTTAGGTCACATCGGTCTGTCCCAGATTCTCATTTAGCTTTAGCCACATCTATGCGGAGAGTATCCATTAAGACTTGTCATGCatatcaatacatggctgaCATATCTGGAGGGTTTGCGAATGTTggtttcaaaatgaaagacttgTACAATAAATTGGACTCGAGTCAACGTGAAATTGTACTTGAAGGGGATGCAAAAGCTACACTTGCCTATCTTGAAGGAAAAGCAGCTGAAGATAAGAAATTATTTTGCAAGTACAGCACAGATGAGAGTAACAGGTTGGCCAACTTATTTTGGAGAGACTCAACTTCATTGCTAGATTATTAG
- the LOC133745110 gene encoding stress-induced protein KIN2-like, whose product MDNSQNASYQAGQAKGQAQEKASNLMDSASNAAQSAKESAQNAGQQMQQKAQGAADSVRNAMGGNK is encoded by the exons ATGGACAACTCCCAAAATGCAAGCTACCAAGCTGGCCAGGCCAAGGGCCAAGCTCAG GAAAAGGCCAGCAACTTGATGGACTCGGCCAGCAATGCTGCCCAATCTGCCAAGGAATCAGCCCAAAAT GCTGGTCAGCAAATGCAGCAAAAGGCACAGGGAGCTGCTGATTCAGTCAGGAATGCAATGGGAGGCAACAAATGA
- the LOC133745085 gene encoding ubiquitin-like-specific protease 1A isoform X3, whose translation MKCLEPGGLVTSQIINAAVSLLRDPESSTWYYTTCFSDRAINAAKKGGNDLLEFAATAPKRFASILQYRKGLKNGEKIFIPILDPDTTPNHWFFIVIKLARTDVEIWDTYPNPARTMARNDLVYYVLLALDTIFDTEIQSCFKKGWSLCSFTVFNVDDIHIQQNNFDCGIFMLRYIINYDNPLKDELDSVNRRVQLALWMLKHPKNQAWVKINEALDNENKNDGAKNKIKTIEAIDEATGNSVDQHHGKSCSKVVQRKTSTLQARGRGRPRGAKNKNSRK comes from the exons ATGAAATGCCTAGAGCCGGGGGGACTTGTTACCTCCCAG ATTATAAATGCAGCAGTTAGTCTTCTCAGGGATCCAGAGTCATCTACTTGGTATTACACTACATGCTTTTCG GATAGAGCAATTAACGCTGCCAAGAAAGGAGGTAATGATTTGTTAGAATTTGCTGCCACGGCACCAAAGAGATTTGCCTCTATATTACAATATCGAAAAGGCCTTAAGAATGGAGAAAAG ATATTTATCCCTATCCTGGATCCAGATACTACCCCAAACCACTGGTTCTTCATTGTGATTAAATTAGCGAGAACGGATGTAGAGATATGGGACACTTACCCGAACCCTGCACGCACTATGGCTCGAAATGATCTTGTTTATTATGTG CTTTTGGCATTGGACACAATATTTGACACTGAAATCCAAAGCTGTTTCAAGAAAGGATGGTCGTTATGTTCATTCACAGTTTTCAATGTAGatgacattcacattcaacaaaaCAACTTCGATTGTGGCATTTTCATGCTCAGATACATAATAAACTATGATAATCCATTGAAAGATGAG TTAGATTCCGTAAATCGTCGTGTGCAACTTGCCCTTTGGATGTTGAAGCACCCAAAGAACCAAGCATGGGTGAAAATTAATGAGGCTTTAgataatgaaaacaaaaatgatgGTGCCAAGAACAAGATCAAGACAATAGAAGCAATTGATGAAGCTACTGGAAATAGTGTTGATCAACATCATGGCAAGAGTTGTTCAAAAGTCGTGCAGAGAAAAACCTCAACACTACAAGCAAGGGGTCGTGGTCGCCCTCGTGGTGCAAAGAATAAAAACTCTCGAAAATAA